The DNA sequence ACTATGCACACATTTGCGGAAGCGAAAATCTTCCTCAGATCCATCCTCCCTGATGAGGACGAAGCACCTGCCCATCCACGTGGGGTGCATGCGCACTTGGAAGGACCGGACTCCCACGCCCATCTTCCGATCAGCATGCTTGTATCCCTTCACCAATTCCAGCAACATTTCATGTTCATACTGCCACACAATTACATCAACACATCATTTTAGACATTAATAATCCATTTTCTTCTTAAGAAAAGAGGAATTGGGAATTGAACCTTGTTGACGTTGACATTAAGGGGCCAGAAATGAAGAAAGTTGTAGAAGTAATCGAACATGTCCACCGAAGAATCGAAGGTCCTGTAACCCAGTTTCACTGGACCGGTTGGTatatccttcttcttctttttctccttcttcttctcttcacttTGTTCATCAACTTTGGCTTTCCCCTTTCTGTCATCTACCTTCTGCTTCTTCGAATCAGTAGCTTTGTCGTCGCCTGGCTGGACCTTATCATCTTCCTCGCGACCACGACTCTGTTTAGACTTGTCGTCCGCTTTGGCCTCTGCTTTGGGGCTGTCCACGTCCATTTCTTCagcggaggaggaggaggaggaggatgtgtTTTTCTCCGGGAGCTGTTCTTCCGGCGCGGTGGTTTCCTCCATGGTTGAGGGTTCTGGTTCTTGAGGTTTAAGCTAAACCCTAACTAAATTTCTTgcagttttcttgttttctttatttcAGACACGTTGAGAAAAAAGTCAAGGctctaactcttcactcttcaaGTGATTTTCCTACAACTACAAGACTCTAGCTTTTTGGTCATTCATACAGACTCTATCAGCTTGTTGCGGATAATACGGCCCCGTTTGGCCCATTTCAAACTACCTAGGCCCAATGATAAACACCAGAATTTCTACCTTAACCAACAAGAATTTTTGCTCCATCTAttcatttcatattgtatcatcACATCAGCAATAATGTTAGGAAGAGAGAGGAGTTAACTGAAAGaatatgaattttttaaatttgattttaaataataaaaatgatttatatgttttatacGAATAAAAGCTCTCTTTTACTGCAACTCTCCTTTAGTGCacttaccaaaattttttatcacACACTTCTTTTTCACGTTACAAACATTTTAACTCTACACAAGACTAgaacaaaatattttatgaaaaagtCTATGGTtcagcatttttattaaaatttggccggcgtctaatcataaaaaaaaagttgagtcacaccattaaaaacactaataataactaattaatagttACAAATCACAAATTCTACTGACTCTTTAATActtatcatattttatttttgataaacttTTTGTAGAGGTCTTCCCCGTCCCCCctttctttctccttttgttCAAGGTGTTGAAATcatagaagaaaaaggaaaaagattgtGGATGATTTTTGAGACAAAAAAATTACTGAATTGAAAAATTACTTTGGGAATGAAGTCATAAAGGTTGATTTTCATTAAAAATGTCATATTgttattaaaataatatgaaCCAATGTACATGTTATTCGGTAAGAATATAAATGCATACTTATTTGTATGATTAACTACTTGTTGGGATTATGATATAAAGTTTTacattctactttttttttttttttcattttttatgaacTTTAAATACTACTATATATTATATAAGCTTTTTCTTCATGAAATGACTTGCGTAACCCTGTCTCCCCTACTCCCCTTCTGGTTATGCCATTACTAATAAGATAAAAACGATTATCCTTATGACCAAAGAGTGATAGTTTTACGATCCTGACCAGCAACTTGTTGGGAGTAGGGGCATCCAAGATAGCCAATCTAACTTGTTGGGAGTAGgtcagcagattttgtggtttttagctattaattagccatcaataatatttttaatggtatgaaaTTGCATCTAATAGTGTAGAATCATTCAATT is a window from the Arachis hypogaea cultivar Tifrunner chromosome 1, arahy.Tifrunner.gnm2.J5K5, whole genome shotgun sequence genome containing:
- the LOC112710261 gene encoding uncharacterized protein translates to MEETTAPEEQLPEKNTSSSSSSSAEEMDVDSPKAEAKADDKSKQSRGREEDDKVQPGDDKATDSKKQKVDDRKGKAKVDEQSEEKKKEKKKKKDIPTGPVKLGYRTFDSSVDMFDYFYNFLHFWPLNVNVNKYEHEMLLELVKGYKHADRKMGVGVRSFQVRMHPTWMGRCFVLIREDGSEEDFRFRKCVHSILPLPDEMLPQPGVDTYLRSRSKYSKQGGPAAAAAAAGSGN